DNA sequence from the Juglans microcarpa x Juglans regia isolate MS1-56 chromosome 5S, Jm3101_v1.0, whole genome shotgun sequence genome:
GATATTGGCAAGAATTGATTGAAAGTTTAGCGAGGGCTCATGAATGTACACCTTTGGCTAATTTAATTCGATGGAGAGATAAACCAGTGGCTCTTTCCATTGTGCAAGCAAGATTGGTGTTTTGCTAACCCGCCTCTCCCCCGAGGAGGCAACCGGAGTCTCCCTGACGCAGTTTAACTCTTAGGGAGATTTTCATCCCCTCCAAGCCGACGACAGCGGACAAGGGCTTAGATACGCTAATGacacttcttcttttttcagttgcatatcaaaataaagcacAGCAATGCAAAACGAAAAAACTAAAGGATTAGGAGGGATAAAGCGCATTCGAGAGATCAATGgcaaaaatcaaagaaattggCTCAAAGAAAAAGTGCAGAGATATCAGCCTCGTCAACGATATCACTAAAGGCACCAATTGACTAACGAAGGTAAACGAGGACAGTATAAGCAGGGAGTCGTCGGTCGGTGGGGTCGTCGGGGATGAGTTCGGCTCTAGCAGGGTGAACTGTAAATCTTTGGATGACAGCAATCCCTATGCCCGACACGGACCCCATAATTCCTTGCGCCAAAACCCCTAGgtcgggtgagagagagagagagagaggagaccCTGAAAGTGAATGACCgcaaaaataaagataaagcaAAAAAGATAATGTTGTTGACAACATGAAGCTACAAGCTTACAGATAGGTTACAACGTGAAGCGACAAGCTACAACATGAAACCGCAAGCTTAAAATGGGCAAGTTACAATGTAAAGCGACAAGCTACAACATGAAGCCGCAAGCTTACAATgaacaagttacaacatgaagcGACAATTTACAACAATGAACAAATTACAACGTGTAGCGACAAGGAACCACCTCTGACTTCGGAGTCAAACATGCGTCATCAGGGTGACCCCAGCCTCAACATCAAGATGAGTTTAGATCCGCAGGAGGAGGATGACAGAGGAGGCACGTTCAATTTAATTACATTAAAAGCCATTGCCATTGGTGAACGTGATAACAAGTTGTAttataataaaacttttataaCTTGTATTCGATGGGAACGATTCAGTACACCCAcatgtatgaatatattaaaagtcTACGCTTCCACGATCAAGAAGACATCATAGTTAATATGTTATTAAATTCCCAACACTATatgttaacgttgtgttttgTATGCCTTTGAGTTAGATTCTAACAACTCGAGTCTTGAAAATTGGGGTTgcgaaaatgaagaagaaataaattggGAGAGGGCAGTCTAAGACCGGACCAGCCGattctcatatttatatatttttaattaatttttaatattctgtataatattttttatattctatataatatttataaaatataattatatatcaaataacgtatattataatttataatataaaattttagtattaaatataaacatttatttgatcatatgttttaaatataaaatatatatttattacattttatagcttaataaattctcaatatattcattttgataaatatattagtaatattaatatacattataatattaattactatattatcactaacatataatAATAGTACTATGCCAATggtattactatatactaatagtattagtgtattactaatatttatatatattaatatatatataagtataagagattagagatttaatatatattaaaaactgGAAAACCGGATCGAACCAAACCGGAATCGGTAAAACCGAAAATACTATTTTAGGAGGGCATGActtgtaaaatttataaaatttataaatttataattttataaatttataattttatctagcactactaattttttatattgtaaaataaatctaatgatcttcttttctcttcctaatattttgaagatgaatacaaatattatttatctgaTATTTTTTGAGAGAGAATAACACTACTCCCTAATTTATTAAATGCCTTTTCttgtggtgaaaaaaaaaaccatattataGAATCCATATATTCAGATTATTCTAGAAAACGAAGATAAAAACTCTTATATTATTGCGAGTGATTAAATTATGTAACAAAAATAGGTGGAGTCAATAGTTGTGTGGATTCCCTTGCACCATTgcatgaagaatttttttttggtcttttctGAAATCTAATTTGGAATACAATATGGAAGTCATTTCTAGCAATCTTCTGGGGAAAAAACCATTATGTGGAATAAACAATATGTTTGTGGAGGACGGAAAGAATATCTTATAGTCAACAATCTTAGGCTAGGTTTTGAAGTTGGGCGGAATTAAATTCTCTATGAATTgtagtaagatgagatggtgAAGTGAGTTTTATGTGGctcacttaagatgagtttagatgtatttaaatgttaaaatgaatttagatgtatttatgagaaattaaaaaaagttatgaatcCACATGTAAatatgtgttgagttgaaaaaagttgtgagttTCACGTGtaaaaaatttttgagttgaaataaatttaatgatttgagagttgagtgtttagatattagaaaATGTCTAAATTTAAACCGAACTTAACTGAACTGAGTGCAATCACGAAACTAAACTAGCAATATCTTATAGTATTAATGGGAGCCAAATCCCAGCTATTACGATTAGATCATaattatctctttttttaattacttatatttgtattattttttcagtatcgatttatttgttaaataaattacaatCTTATTTTATGACTTGTAGTTCAGCGGGTTCTAACCTCACgaatatatatctttcttttataagaTAGAAGTcctaaatttagaatattatttttaaataataaattgaaatgaaatgagatgaaagttaaaaattaaataaaatattattaagatattattttttaaatttattattattttaaaatttaaaaaattaaattaattattatattttatataaaaatttaaaaaaattgtaataattaagagGTTGAGCCGCTGTGGAATTATAAAATAGCCTACCTCTTCTTCACTGGAATAAAAGAagacattttctatttttatttttataaataccaGCTCAATCCCAGCTTTCTTCTCCAAACTACAGCTCCCATCAATtaacccctctctctctgtctctctctctgaagTAGCAGACGCGCAGTGGCTATCCCATTTGAGTTTTCTCTTACACTTCTGTAAGTTGaaactcttctctctcttccttctccaTCTCTCCCACACCTACGATTCTAGTTCTTCTTCTGTGTGCAAAATCTTTGATGCTCTGTTTGTTTGCTGAGATAAATGTCTGTAAAGATTTATAGTACTTATCTTGAATTCCTTGGTGCCCTGGAGATTGGAAAGCATTTTGAGTTTTGATGAGTTTGTATCTTTTATAGAAATCAAAAGAGCGGTAAAACCAGTGTGATTCGGAGTTCAATTTCTTTTACTTCCCATCAAATTTTCGCAGGAACCGCACATTCTTAAAATTTTGTGAGTATGAAGTTGATCGCATTCCGTAGACAGTAATTTTCCCctaaattgattttcatttcgtttgtattttccccctttttttttcaatttattttgttgGACAATGAAATGGCAAATGCAAGAGAACAAAAAAGGGGAAACTGCTACTGCTATGTGATGTGCGTATCATGTAGTTTTCTATTGGAAGAAAGTATACTTTGATTCCTCTCTATGAAGCAACTCTCCACTGTTTCATTTCTGATTGGATTCTTGCGATTCATTATCATATTACCGATGTATATTCCTTCAACTCTGTTTTTGGAGTTTTCGTTGCCCAAcgtttaatttgaaatttgtcGGTAGCTTTTTAGATGTCatgaccattttttttcttttttttttttctggtataTCATTTTTGGTTTCGACTTTGTGCCTGTTTTTAATAGCACAAGCTCATTAATGATGTCATAATtcagataaatattatttttctaatttatggAGTTAATctctcatgattttttttttttatctgtactGATTATATTGCTTAATAAATagtcatttaaaatatgatagatcaagtttaatttaaaatgataaaatctaatttttagaataatatttttattttatttttgaaaaaactataattaaatatatttttcttttcgcGGATGCGATAGAAGGAGAGAGATAATGAGATCTGCTTTTTGTCCTttaaatttaatagaaaaaaattaaacattttactataatcttttaaattttaatttttgggtaTACTACACGCACATAGGAAAGTCACCAAAAGttctgtaaatttttttctaaatatttttttaaactctttaaagatttaaaaattataaatttattaaaaaaatatttcacttaatcattaaataaaaaaatataatcgataaattttttgataatattgaaaatattttaaataattttatttattattttcatacacaacatatcatatttattttttttttattttttttataataaacatgtaatgtatgaatgataagttggataatttaattaatttaataagaataaaataaaatcataaataatcttaaaatatataatatggaaTGATGAGCAACgacaatttttttcccttaattatTAGACGTGATGACGTGATGATGCTAGCCTGACAAGAGCACGTGAACAGAGCACAATGCACATTGAATAATTTACCCGTGGGCCGTGGAGCACTCTTTAAGTTATTTTCCATCTTTTCAGAtgaaaaaaagatagaaatgaTAGGTTAGTACCTCCTAGGCCCTGAAAGATGGAATTCAATTCGCAAAACGAAGATGCATCCggttcaattttcaaattattttttaatttaatatcgtTAGGAGGGCTAGTACTCTCTAAGTTGAAACTTTACATATTGCGGTATCTTCTGAAATTCAGTGCTGaagtactaattttttttttttttttttcctttccaaaaggGCGTAACTATGGGCTCTCGTAAATGCTccctcaattaaaaaaaaaagaaaaacgtaattttttaaatttatctaagcAACAtagccttttaaaaaaaaaaacagctaaaGACTATACTTTCAAAAATGAGTTTAGctattcatcatccccacacatTCCACGtcatatctttttcttttaatttttttaactttttttttgtgattttattattcttaaatttattgaattattctactcattatccatataccacacatttggtaagaaaaaaaaaattattgtatgtggagatgaatataatttttcttagttAAAATGTTGACGAGGCTGGCCAATGTTCAGAAGACTTGACAACATTTTTTTGGACTATGAAAGGGGAAAAATGGGGAAGGGGGTTCTCATATTATTTGTTGACCCGATATAACACCCAATGCAGTTATGAGAATCATATTCTTGGTATGCGTGTTTACATGGTTTTCCTACTTTCTTTTCACTATCCACCATGTACCTCTTTATGTTTCGGATGCACCGTATACGCGTGCTTTTTGCATTAGTATCAAAATTTGGTTTGTATTTCgaaattagttttcttttttccaatgACATCCTTTAACTTCATCAACTTCTGCCTTCTGTCTTAGGAGCATTTATTGAAATGTTCCCTTGTCTATATTCCctttctttatttcattttcatttcttttttgtggTTACTTTTCATAGCTTAGTTTGTTAAGTTTCTGAGTGTCCCAAAAGCTTAATTAGAATAATTGGAAGTGATGCGTAtgatcatataattaatatactaacaCTTCCCCTCTCATGTGTGGATTAAACTTCTGCCTAATGACTGGACCCAGCTACGAAGTAGTTAATTGGAAGGAGATACAATTTGTTGTCGGAGTTTTTTGTTCAGAAGCATTACTTTAGTACCCTGCTAAATTGCCAATTATCTAGTAAACTTTAAGCTAACGGAAAATTGTGAgcttaatcatttaattaatatgtgacATAGTTTGTGATTTGTAAGTTTTACCTTGAAATGTATCTTCTCTTTTTTAACGTCTGATGCTATGCACTTATCTTTAATCCTTTCATACATTGACCATGTGGTATACTCGAGGAACTTATTGACTATGATCCTCATTATTTTTACTTCATTACAATATGAAGGCATTTTGCAAACAGGAAATGGCGGGATCTCCCATTTCCTTGATGGGGCTTCTGCTCTTATGTTTTTGGGCAGCCTTCATAGAAGCAGAATTCATGAAATATAAAGACCCAAAACAGCCAGTGAATGTTCGAATCAAGGATTTAATGCGCAGGATGACTTTGGAGGAAAAGATTGGCCAAATGGTGCAGATTGACCGCAGTGTTGCATCAGCTGAGGTGATGAAGAAGTACTTCATTGGTAATAATCAcctatcatatttattttctgtatctGACTTCAAGGGAAGAAAAACAAAGTTAAAAATGTCGCATTTGTAGGTAACGagcatttaaaagaaaaatacttccTTTGGCAGGGAGTATCTTAAGTGGAGGAGGGAGTGTTCCAGCTAAGGAGGCTTCTGCAGAGACTTGGATTAACATGGTGAATGAATACCAAATGGGTTCTTTATCGACTCGCCTTGGAATTCCAATGATTTATGGGATTGATGCTGTTCATGGCCACAACAATGTCTACAAGGCAACAATTTTTCCCCACAATGTTGGACTTGGCGCTACCAGGCAAGAAAAACAACCTGATATtaatatttccatttttttcttttattggcaccgggtgttcaAGAACAACGTGCCAACTAATCcaagggtgcacaggcccttgcCAAGAAGTTTcccaatattaatatttccatCTTTGTTTGTTCGGCCTGGTCTTATTACTGAGTATTGAGGAAAACTTCTTTGTTCAACTATAAGTGGTATATGCCTAGTTTTGTATAAATTGTGAATTAATTTCATTGCTATAAAATTGCTACTtataataatcattttattgtCCATATGTTTCAAATAGCTCCCTAGATAGTAATTTTCATTCGGAAATTGTTGGATGCTGATATTGGTCGAAGTTGTTCATTTTAATGCTTTGTTGACGAAACAAATTGTTATAACATATACCTAACagcaattaaataaaattaaagtaaagCTGGATGTATGAAGTTTGACAACATCAAGAGCTAGTTGCTTTCACTAGAGGCTGAAGATGCAAAACCCatatttgaagatgaagaaaaatgcTCAAAGCAAAAGGCATGGTTGATCAATAATTTGATTCCattgaatttataaaagtgtTGATTATAGTCTGTCTTAAAAGCACAAACATAGGAAAGAACAGGGAAATGCATTGGCATGTACTGTCAAATCCTATGATGGATGATTGCATGTATGCCAACAgtattttttccccattgtgtTTCAATGCTGGTCTTTAGTCTTTATAGTTGCTTAATTACTGAAGAACCTAGGAAAAGAACAACATGGcatttgatttctttttgtttctcgTCTTCTTAACTGCTGGCTTTTAGTCTGTCTAAAAACTACAATATCAGAAATCCATGAACGATAAGAATTTATTGATGTCAATATaatcaattttatcattaaaatgtATCACCTGTGATCGAGCTTCCTTCTGATTGACCAGAGACCCTGAACTTGTTAAGAGGATTGGGGCTGCAACTGCACTTGAAGTTAGAGCTACAGGCATCCCATATGTTTTTGCACCTTGCATAGCGGTAACTAAGTTGAATCCATCTACTGCTTGCTATCGGGACGACAGACTCTTCAACTGAAGTTGTGAGTCCTAATTAGTTCTGCCTGTGCAGGTTTGTAGAGATCCTAGATGGGGTCGGTGCTACGAAAGCTACAGCGAAGATCCCAAGATTGTTCAGGCAATGACGGAGATTGTACCAGGGTTACAAGGGGACATACCCACTAACTCTCACAAGGGTGTTCCATTTGTTGCTGGAAAGTAAGAATCTTGGCAAGAACCTTTTCACTCagatgtttctttctttttattattattttttttatagttcagAACATCAACTAATGATCAACTTGTTTAGGTAATTTAATGAAGTTAATAATGATCATTGGATCTTAACTCACAAAGTTACATAAGTAGAATTCAATTGCTTTTGGTAAATCCTAAACTGGCAAGTAGGATTCTTGCGTTATAagaaaatatgttatttgtcTAGAGAACGGTATGCATTTTCCACAGTCAGCTCCGAAGTTTAGGCTGGTCCATAATCATTCTTTAGTCTATATTGCATCATATAACTATGCCAAATCCTTGTCATGTTTTGTCTGCAGTAAAATCCACCCTTGTCTCTCTCAGTGCCGGTACACCTATAGTCAATTAGGAAGGCCAAATGTAAACCTTTTGTTTAATTGGTCACTTGAAAGTAACAGCTTTGGACCTATATATTTGGTTGAGGACCAAGTGTTATGGAGTATGGACCATGGATCCTCTAATCATGTTTACAAAGAAACTAGAATAAAAAAGAGcaatattttagaaataaatgaaacaaGAAAAGTATAAAATAGGACCACTACTGTTTCTGTAGTTTGAGATCTGAAccaattatttaatatagttCGTTTGGTCTTTCATAATCATCATAATCATAATATAGATGGTGTTCCAGGATTTGTTTCTtcggccggggggggggggggggggggggggggggggggggggggtggtggtggGGGGGAAACTGGGCATGTTGGGTTATTAGGAGGGGGAATACATGAAGAGGGTAATCTGAGTATTTTGTGTTTCGGTTTAACTTTAGCCAATTGGTGCGTCAGTCTGCCAATGGCTTCACCATGAtgataatttcataaaagttaATCCATATTAATCTTCCTCTCACTTTTGTTAGGGAAAAAACACTTAGCCCCCTCCAACTATCATGCGTTTTACATCGTGTACCCCCAAACTTCCAATTAGATTTACTTACAAGATCATCTCAGGTTCCCAGAAAGTCTCTAAACAACTTTACCTTATTAAGCTGTTACTTCCACTTGTTCTTGCTTTCTTTTGCACAGATACAAGGTTGCTGCTTGTGCCAAACACTATGTGGGTGATGGTGGAACAACAAATGGCATAAATGAAAACAACACGGTGATAGACAGACATGGATTGCTCAGCATACACATGCCGGGCTATTACAATTCCATCATCAAGGGTGTTGCGACCATTATGGTCTCATACTCCAGCTGGAATGGGATTAAGATGCATGCTAACTATGATCTTGTCACTGGCTTCTTGAAGAACACTCTCCGTTTTCgggtaaaaaagaaattcatgaatttTCATGCCATTTGTCAGATTGAAAAGAGCATCTGGGAGCAACATATGAATCTTGTACTTGTTTCAGGGTTTTGTCATCTCAGATTGGCAGGGTATCGACAGAATCACCTCTCCCCCTCATGCTAACTACTCATATTCTATCCAAACAGGAATTCATGCTGG
Encoded proteins:
- the LOC121266988 gene encoding beta-glucosidase BoGH3B-like isoform X1, with amino-acid sequence MAGSPISLMGLLLLCFWAAFIEAEFMKYKDPKQPVNVRIKDLMRRMTLEEKIGQMVQIDRSVASAEVMKKYFIGSILSGGGSVPAKEASAETWINMVNEYQMGSLSTRLGIPMIYGIDAVHGHNNVYKATIFPHNVGLGATRDPELVKRIGAATALEVRATGIPYVFAPCIAVCRDPRWGRCYESYSEDPKIVQAMTEIVPGLQGDIPTNSHKGVPFVAGKYKVAACAKHYVGDGGTTNGINENNTVIDRHGLLSIHMPGYYNSIIKGVATIMVSYSSWNGIKMHANYDLVTGFLKNTLRFRGFVISDWQGIDRITSPPHANYSYSIQTGIHAGIDMVMIPYNYTEFIDGLTYQVKNKIIPMSRIDDAVKRILRVKFVMGLFENPLADFSLVHQLGSQEHRELAREAVRRSLVLLKNGESADMPLLPLPKKASKILVAGSHADNLGYQCGGWTIEWQGLSGNNLTSGTTILKAIENTVDPKTEVVYKEQPDADYVKSNKFSYAIVVVGELPYAETFGDNLNLTIPNPGPSTIMNVCGAVKCVVVIISGRPVVIQPYVSSIDALVAAWLPGTEGQGVADVLFGDYGFTGKLPRTWFKTVDQLPMNVGDSHYDPLFPFGFGLTTNPAKAN